One region of Triticum aestivum cultivar Chinese Spring chromosome 6B, IWGSC CS RefSeq v2.1, whole genome shotgun sequence genomic DNA includes:
- the LOC123136783 gene encoding S-adenosylmethionine synthase, protein MAEVETFLFTSESVNEGHPDKLCDQISDAVLDACLAEDPDSKVACETCTKTNMVMVFGEITTKANVDYEKIVRDTCRGIGFVSNDVGLDADHCKVLVNIEQQSPDIAQGVHGHFTKRPEEIGAGDQGHMFGYATDETPEFMPLSHVLATKLGARLTEVRKNATCPWLRPDGKTQVTVEYHNDNGAMVPIRVHTVLISTQHDETVTNDEIAADLKEHVIKPVIPEQYLDENTIFHLNPSGRFVIGGPHGDAGLTGRKIIIDTYGGWGAHGGGAFSGKDPTKVDRSGAYVARQAAKSIVASGIARRCIVQVSYAIGVPEPLSVFVDTYGTGKIPDKEILEIVKENFDFRPGMIIINLDLKRGGKGRYLKTAAYGHFGREGADFTWEVVKPLKWEKPSA, encoded by the coding sequence TGCATGCCTGGCTGAAGACCCTGACAGCAAGGTTGCTTGTGAGACATGCACCAAGACCAACATGGTCATGGTTTTCGGTGAGATCACTACCAAGGCCAATGTTGACTATGAGAAGATTGTCAGGGATACTTGCCGTGGCATCGGTTTTGTGTCCAATGATGTAGGGCTTGATGCTGACCACTGCAAGGTACTTGTCAACATTGAGCAGCAGTCCCCTGACATCGCGCAGGGTGTCCATGGCCACTTTACCAAGCGGCCTGAGGAGATTGGCGCTGGTGACCAGGGCCATATGTTTGGATATGCAACTGATGAGACTCCGGAGTTCATGCCCCTCAGCCATGTTCTTGCTACCAAGCTTGGTGCTCGTCTCACCGAGGTCCGCAAGAACGCCACCTGCCCGTGGTTGAGGCCTGATGGCAAGACCCAGGTGACTGTGGAGTATCACAATGACAATGGTGCTATGGTCCCTATACGTGTCCACACTGTGCTCATTTCCACCCAGCACGATGAGACAGTGACCAATGATGAGATTGCTGCTGATCTGAAGGAGCATGTGATTAAGCCTGTCATCCCAGAGCAGTACCTTGATGAGAATACCATCTTCCATCTCAACCCATCTGGCCGCTTTGTCATTGGTGGACCTCACGGTGATGCTGGTCTCACTGGCAGGAAGATCATCATTGACACCTATGGTGGCTGGGGAGCTCATGGTGGAGGCGCTTTCTCTGGCAAGGACCCGACCAAGGTTGACCGCAGTGGTGCATATGTTGCCAGGCAGGCGGCGAAGAGCATTGTTGCAAGCGGCATTGCCCGCCGCTGCATCGTCCAGGTGTCTTATGCTATTGGCGTGCCTGAACCACTCTCGGTGTTTGTCGACACATACGGCACGGGCAAGATCCCTGACAAGGAGATCCTCGAGATTGTCAAGGAGAACTTTGACTTCAGGCCAggcatgatcatcatcaacctcgaCCTCAAGAGGGGTGGGAAGGGGCGCTACCTCAAGACGGCGGCATACGGTCACTTCGGCAGGGAGGGCGCAGACTTCACCTGGGAGGTGGTGAAGCCCCTCAAGTGGGAGAAGCCTTCTGCGTGA